The proteins below come from a single Necator americanus strain Aroian chromosome V, whole genome shotgun sequence genomic window:
- a CDS encoding hypothetical protein (NECATOR_CHRV.G18903.T1) → MWIICEQQKWLKMREGANKVPIVDYQIEAQIQKRESPTVKRQKDCFSAKKYGRILARSSSPAHFGLD, encoded by the exons ATGTGGATAATATGCGAGCAACAAAAATGGCTAAAAATGAGAGAAG GAGCAAATAAAGTTCCTATTGTAGATTACCAAATCGAAGCACAGATACAAAAGCGAGAGTCTCCAACCGTTAAGCGACAAAAAGACTGCTTTTCTGC GAAGAAGTATGGTCGCATTTTAGCGAGAAGTTCTAGCCCTGCACACTTTGGATTGGATTAA
- a CDS encoding hypothetical protein (NECATOR_CHRV.G18904.T1): MYRTAARAPSSSQEKTWSVNLAHKVAISNGYPTGESATRQARHPSQRSKAVDGPGKIRYISDDMSRAVRSCLGLENDVRVVEIPSAILKSQLMRNRPYDRLCTTPSCVLCAYGREGDCMVSGVVYCIACRLCDDDYIGETGRPLGIRIRAHLDGLAKSKLSTALGAHRRICHQSSEVEVEVSILSYESEITARRTLEAFWITVKNEQEG; encoded by the coding sequence atgtacaggaCTGCGGCAAGAGCCccatcgagtagccaggagAAGACATGGTCTGTAAATCTGGCTCATAAAGTGGCtatatccaatgggtacccaactGGAGAGAGTGCTACTCGACAAGCGCGACATCCCTCCCAAAGATCCAAAGCAGTGGATGGTCCAGGAAAGATCCgttatatatctgatgatatgagcagagcggtacgAAGCTGCCTGGGTTtagagaatgacgtgagggttgtggaaataccttcAGCGATACTCAAGAGTCAACTGATGCGTAATCGTccgtatgatcgactctgcactactcccagctgcgtgctTTGCGCGTATGGCAGAGAAGGTGATTGCATGGTGTCAGGAGTAGTGTATTGTATcgcgtgcaggttgtgcgatgacgattatataggggaaacgggacgtccaCTAGGAATTAGGATCAGGgcgcatctagatggactcgcaaaatctaaactctccaCCGCACTCGgggcacaccgtagaatatgtcatcaaagctccgaagtagaggtagaagttagtatactatcctacgagtccgagatcacagcacgcagaacactagaggcattttggatcaccgtcaaaaatgaacaggaaggatga